A genomic segment from Acidimicrobiales bacterium encodes:
- a CDS encoding type II secretion system F family protein, translated as MGAFLVLLSVVGAVPAAPARGARRRSRPGVAVRAAGAVLCALPVYGATGWLVMAVVAGFGGWMAPELVARRRRTSHRADRVDAVASWAEMVRDLLAASGGLQQAIAASAAVAPPAIRDDVASLAARARLGLLAEALRRFADDVDSPVADVLVASLLLAAEQQAANLGAALTAAARAARSQVAMRQQVEAGRSRTYTARRVVVGVTLGFTGSLLVLNRSYLEPFASPAGQVALLVIAACLGGGLWAIGRMGRFEEPARLFGSSE; from the coding sequence GTGGGCGCTTTCCTCGTGCTGCTCTCCGTCGTTGGCGCCGTCCCCGCAGCGCCCGCGAGAGGTGCACGCCGCCGTTCGCGGCCGGGCGTCGCCGTTCGAGCGGCGGGTGCGGTGCTGTGCGCGCTCCCGGTCTACGGGGCGACGGGCTGGCTGGTGATGGCCGTGGTCGCAGGCTTCGGTGGATGGATGGCTCCCGAGCTTGTGGCACGGCGTCGCCGCACGTCGCACCGCGCCGACCGAGTCGACGCGGTCGCCTCCTGGGCCGAGATGGTGCGGGATCTCCTGGCGGCGTCGGGCGGGCTGCAACAGGCCATCGCCGCTTCGGCTGCCGTCGCGCCACCGGCGATCCGGGACGACGTCGCCTCGCTCGCCGCACGGGCACGGCTGGGGCTACTGGCGGAAGCCCTCCGGCGGTTCGCCGACGACGTCGACAGTCCCGTCGCCGACGTGCTCGTCGCGTCGCTCCTGCTCGCCGCCGAGCAGCAAGCGGCGAACCTCGGCGCCGCGCTGACCGCGGCAGCGAGGGCGGCGCGATCCCAGGTCGCCATGCGGCAGCAGGTGGAAGCAGGCCGGAGCCGCACCTACACCGCCCGTCGGGTGGTCGTCGGCGTGACGCTCGGGTTCACGGGATCGCTGCTGGTGCTCAACCGCTCGTACCTCGAACCGTTCGCCTCGCCGGCTGGGCAGGTCGCCCTCCTCGTGATCGCCGCGTGCCTGGGCGGCGGGTTGTGGGCGATCGGACGGATGGGCCGGTTCGAGGAGCCGGCTCGGTTGTTCGGGAGCTCGGAATGA